In a single window of the Tribolium castaneum strain GA2 chromosome 8, icTriCast1.1, whole genome shotgun sequence genome:
- the ATPsynbeta gene encoding ATP synthase subunit beta, mitochondrial: MLGAVARAGSSLLAGKTIEKLGSESLKVVSVYNGSQRGLAAKAAASGKPNGKVVAVIGAVVDVQFDDNLPPILNALEVQNRSPRLVLEVAQHLGENTVRTIAMDGTEGLVRGQAVSDTGYPIRIPVGAETLGRIINVIGEPIDERGPVPTDKLAPIHAEAPEFVEMSVEQEILVTGIKVVDLLAPYAKGGKIGLFGGAGVGKTVLIMELINNVAKAHGGYSVFAGVGERTREGNDLYHEMIESGVISLKDKTSKVALVYGQMNEPPGARARVALTGLTVAEYFRDQEGQDVLLFIDNIFRFTQAGSEVSALLGRIPSAVGYQPTLATDMGSMQERITTTKKGSITSVQAIYVPADDLTDPAPATTFAHLDATTVLSRAIAELGIYPAVDPLDSTSRIMDPNIIGQEHYNVARGVQKILQDYKSLQDIIAILGMDELSEDDKLTVARARKIQRFLSQPFQVAEVFTGHAGKLVPLQETIKGFQKILGGEYDHLPEVAFYMVGPIEEVVQKAEKLAESTA, encoded by the exons GGATCCAGCCTTTTGGCTGGAAAAACCATCGAAAAACTTGGAAGTGAGTCGCTGAAAGTCGTCTCCGTGTACAATGGATCCC aaCGTGGTTTGGCTGCCAAGGCCGCCGCCTCCGGCAAACCCAACGGTAAAGTGGTTGCCGTAATCGGTGCCGTCGTCGACGTCCAATTCGACGACAACCTTCCCCCAATCCTTAACGCCCTTGAAGTCCAAAACCGTTCCCCACGTCTTGTCCTGGAAGTCGCCCAACATTTGGGTGAAAACACCGTCCGTACCATCGCCATGGACGGTACCGAAGGTCTCGTACGTGGACAAGCCGTCAGCGATACCGGCTATCCCATCCGTATCCCAGTCGGCGCTGAAACCCTTGGCCGCATTATAAACGTCATTGGTGAACCCATTGACGAAAGAGGTCCAGTACCAACCGATAAACTTGCACCCATTCATGCTGAAGCTCCCGAATTCGTTGAAATGAGTGTCGAGCAAGAGATTCTCGTCACTGGGATTAAAGTTGTTGATTTGTTGGCACCGTATGCCAAGGGCGGGAAAATTGGGCTTTTTGGAGGCGCTGGAGTCGGGAAGACTGTGCTGATTATGGAGTTGATCAATAATGTGGCTAAGGCACATGGTGGGTATTCCGTGTTTGCCGGAGTTGGGGAGAGGACCAGAGAAGGGAATGATTTGTACCATGAAATGATCGAGTCTGGTGTTATTTCCTTGAAGGATAAGACATCGAAGGTAGCGTTGGTGTATGGACAAATGAACGAACCACCAGGCGCCAGAGCTAGGGTGGCTTTGACCGGATTGACAGTCGCTGAATATTTCAGGGATCAAGAAGGACAAGATGTGCTGTTGTTtattgataatattttcaG gtTCACCCAAGCTGGTTCTGAAGTATCAGCTCTGTTGGGTCGTATCCCCTCTGCTGTGGGCTACCAGCCGACTTTAGCCACTGACATGGGTAGCATGCAGGAACGAATTACCACCACGAAAAAGGGCTCAATCACGTCAGTCCAGGCCATTTACGTGCCCGCTGACGATTTAACTGACCCCGCCCCTGCGACAACATTCGCCCACTTGGACGCCACAACTGTCCTGTCCCGTGCTATTGCCGAATTGGGCATTTACCCGGCCGTGGATCCCCTGGATTCCACCTCGCGTATTATGGACCCCAACATCATCGGGCAGGAGCACTACAATGTGGCCCGTGGCGTCCAGAAAATCCTCCAGGATTATAAATCGCTCCAGGATATTATTGCCATCTTGGGCATGGACGAGCTGTCTGAAGACGACAAGTTGACGGTGGCACGTGCCAGGAAGATCCAGCGTTTCCTGTCGCAGCCGTTCCAAGTCGCTGAAGTTTTCACCGGACATGCTGGCAAGTTGGTGCCGTTGCAGGAGACCATCAAAGGATTCCAGAAGATTCTAGGAGGGGAGTACGACCATTTGCCCGAAGTTGCGTTCTATATGGTCGGGCCCATTGAAGAGGTCGTACAGAAAGCAGAGAAGTTAGCCGAGTCTACTGcttaa